A window of Piliocolobus tephrosceles isolate RC106 chromosome 13, ASM277652v3, whole genome shotgun sequence contains these coding sequences:
- the CTNND1 gene encoding catenin delta-1 isoform X2 — protein sequence MEDSEVESTASILASVKEQEAQFEKLTRALEEERRHVSAQLERVRVSPQDANPLMANGTLTRRHQNGRFVGDADLERQKFSDLKLNGPQDHSHLLYSTIPRMQEPGQIVETYTEEDPEGAMSVVSVETSDDGTTRRTETTVKKVVKTVTTRTVQPVAMGPDGLPVDASSVSNNYIQTLGRDFRKNGNGGPGPYVGQAGTATLPRNFHYPPDGYSRHYEDGYPGGSDNYGSLSRVTRIEERYRPSMEGYRAPSRQDVYGPQPQVRVGGSSVDLHRFHPEPYGLEDDQRSMGYDDLDYGMMSDYGTARRTGTPSDPRRRLRSYEDMIGEEVPSDQYYWAPLAQHERGSLASLDSLRKGGPPPPNWRQPELPEVIAMLGFRLDAVKSNAAAYLQHLCYRNDKVKTDVRKLKGIPVLVGLLDHPKKEVHLGACGALKNISFGRDQDNKIAIKNCDGVPALVRLLRKARDMDLTEVITGTLWNLSSHDSIKMEIVDHALHALTDEVIIPHSGWEREPNEDCKPRHIEWESVLTNTAGCLRNVSSERSEARRKLRECDGLVDALIFIVQAEIGQKDSDSKLVENCVCLLRNLSYQVHREIPQAERYQEAAPNVANNTGPHAASCFGAKKGKGKKPIEDPANDTVDFPKRTSPARGYELLFQPEVVRIYISLLKESKTPAILEASAGAIQNLCAGRWTYGRYIRSALRQEKALSAIADLLTNEHERVVKAASGALRNLAVDARNKELIGKHAIPNLVKNLPGGQQNSSWNFSEDTVVSILNTINEVIAENLEAAKKLRETQGIEKLVLINKSGNRSEKEVRAAALVLQTIWGYKELRKPLEKEGWKKSDFQVNLNNASRSQSSHSYDDSTLPLIDRNQKSDKKPDREEIQMSNMGSNTKSLDNNYSTPNERGDHNRTLDRSGDLGDMEPLKGTTPLMQDEGQESLEEELDVLVLDDEGGQVSYPSMQKI from the exons ATGGAGGACTCAGAGGTGGAGTCGACCGCCAGCATCTTGGCCTCTGTGAAGGAACAAGAGGCCCAGTTTGAGAAGCTGACCCGGGCGCTGGAGGAGGAACGGCGCCACGTCTCGGCGCAGCTGGAACGCGTCCGGGTCTCACCACAAGATGCCAACCCACTCATGGCCAACGGCACACTCACCCGCCGGCATCAG AACGGCCGGTTTGTGGGCGATGCTGACCTTGAGAGACAGAAATTTTCAGATTTGAAACTCAACGGACCCCAG GATCACAGTCACCTTCTATATAGCACCATCCCCAGGATGCAGGAGCCGGGGCAGATTGTGGAGACCTACACGGAGGAGGATCCTGAGGGAGCCATGTCTGTAGTCTCTGTGGAGACCTCAGATGATGGGACCACTCGGCGCACAGAGACCACG GTCAAGAAAGTAGTGAAGACTGTGACAACACGGACAGTACAGCCAGTCGCTATGGGACCAGACGGGTTGCCTGTGGATGCTTCATCAGTTTCTAACAACTATATCCAGACTTTGGGTCGTGACTTCCGCAAGAATGGCAATGGGGGACCTGGTCCCTATGTGGGGCAAGCCGGCACTGCTACCCTTCCTAGGAACTTCCACTACCCTCCTGATGGTTATAGCCGCCACTATGAAGATGGTTATCCAGGTGGCAGCGATAACTATGGCAGTCTGTCCCGGGTGACCCGCATTGAGGAGCGGTATAGGCCCAGCATGGAAGGCTACCGGGCACCTAGTAGACAGGATGTGTATGGGCCCCAACCCCAGGTTCGGGTAGGTGGGAGCAGCGTGGATCTGCATCGCTTTCATCCAGAGCCTTATGGGCTAGAGGATGACCAGCGTAGTATGGGCTATGATGACCTGGATTATGGTATGATGTCTGATTATGGCACTGCCCGTCGGACTGGGACACCCTCTGACCCTCGTCGGCGCCTCAG GAGCTATGAAGACATGATTGGTGAGGAGGTGCCATCGGATCAATACTATTGGGCTCCTTTGGCCCAGCATGAGCGAGGAAGTTTAGCAAGCTTGGATAGCCTGCGCAAAGGAGGGCCCCCACCTCCTAATTGGAGACAGCCAGAGCTGCCAGAGGTGATCGCCATGCTTGGATTCCGCTTGGATGCTGTCAAGTCCAATGCAGCTGCATACCTGCAACACTTATGCTACCGCAATGACAAGGTGAAGACTGACGTGCGGAAGCTCAAGGGCATCCCAGTACTGGTGGGATTATTAGACCATCCCAAAAAGGAAGTGCACCTTGGAGCCTGTGGAGCTCTCAAGAATATCTCTTTTGGACGTGACCAGGATAACAAGATTGCCATAAAAAACTGTGATGGTGTGCCTGCCCTTGTGCGATTGCTCCGAAAGGCTCGTGATATGGACCTTACTGAAGTCATTACTG GAACCCTGTGGAATCTTTCATCCCATGACTCAATCAAAATGGAGATTGTGGACCATGCACTGCATGCCTTGACAGATGAAGTGATCATTCCTCATTCTGGTTGGGAGCGGGAACCTAATGAAGACTGTAAGCCACGCCATATTGAGTGGGAATCGGTGCTCACCAACACAGCTGGCTGCCTTAG GAATGTAAGCTCAGAGAGGAGTGAAGCTCGCCGGAAACTTCGGGAATGTGATGGTTTAGTTGATGCCCTCATTTTCATTGTTCAGGCTGAGATTGGGCAGAAGGATTCAGACAGCAAG CTTGTAGAGAACTGTGTTTGCCTCCTTCGGAACTTATCATATCAAGTTCACCGGGAGATCCCACAGGCAGAGCGTTACCAAGAGGCAGCTCCCAATGTTGCCAACAATACTGGGCCACACGCTGCCAGTTGCTTTGGGGCCAAGAAGGGCAAAG GGAAAAAACCCATAGAGGATCCGGCAAATGACACAGTGGATTTCCCTAAAAGAACGAGTCCAGCTCGGG GCTATGAGCTCTTGTTTCAGCCAGAGGTGGTTCGGATATACATCTCACTTCTTAAGGAGAGCAAGACTCCTGCCATCTTAGAAGCCTCAGCTGGAGCTATCCAGAACTTGTGTGCTGGGCGCTGGACG TATGGTCGATACATCCGCTCTGCTCTGCGTCAAGAGAAGGCTCTTTCTGCCATAGCTGACCTCCTGACTAATGAACATGAACGGGTGGTGAAAGCTGCGTCTGGAGCACTGAGAAACCTGGCTGTGGATGCTCGCAACAAAGAATTAATTG GTAAACATGCTATTCCTAACTTGGTAAAGAATCTGCCAGGAGGACAGCAGAACTCCTCTTGGAATTTCTCTGAGGACACTGTGGTCTCTATTTTGAACACTATCAATGAGGTTATCGCTGAGAACTTGGAGGCTGCCAAAAAGCTTCGAGAGACACAGGGTATTGAGAAGCTGGTGTTGATCAACAAATCAGG GAACCGCTCAGAAAAAGAAGTTCGAGCAGCAGCACTTGTATTACAAACAATCTGGGGATATAAGGAACTGCGGAAGCCACTGGAGAAAGAAGGATGGAAGAAATCAGACTTTCAG GTGAATCTAAACAATGCTTCCCGAAGCCAGAGCAGTCATTCATACGATGATAGTACTCTCCCTCTCATTGACcggaaccaaaaatcag ATAAGAAGCCTGATCGGGAAGAAATTCAGATGAGCAATATGGGATCAAACACAAAATCGCTAG ataACAACTATTCCACACCAAATGAGAGAGGAGACCACAATAGAACACTGGATCGATCGGGGGATCTAGGCGACATGGAGCCATTGAAGGGAACAACACCCTTGATG CAGGACGAGGGGCAGGAATCTCTGGAGGAAGAGTTGGATGTGTTGGTTTTGGATGATGAGGGGGGCCAAGTGTCTTACCCCTCCATG cAGAAGATTTAG
- the CTNND1 gene encoding catenin delta-1 isoform X1 — translation MEDSEVESTASILASVKEQEAQFEKLTRALEEERRHVSAQLERVRVSPQDANPLMANGTLTRRHQNGRFVGDADLERQKFSDLKLNGPQDHSHLLYSTIPRMQEPGQIVETYTEEDPEGAMSVVSVETSDDGTTRRTETTVKKVVKTVTTRTVQPVAMGPDGLPVDASSVSNNYIQTLGRDFRKNGNGGPGPYVGQAGTATLPRNFHYPPDGYSRHYEDGYPGGSDNYGSLSRVTRIEERYRPSMEGYRAPSRQDVYGPQPQVRVGGSSVDLHRFHPEPYGLEDDQRSMGYDDLDYGMMSDYGTARRTGTPSDPRRRLRSYEDMIGEEVPSDQYYWAPLAQHERGSLASLDSLRKGGPPPPNWRQPELPEVIAMLGFRLDAVKSNAAAYLQHLCYRNDKVKTDVRKLKGIPVLVGLLDHPKKEVHLGACGALKNISFGRDQDNKIAIKNCDGVPALVRLLRKARDMDLTEVITGTLWNLSSHDSIKMEIVDHALHALTDEVIIPHSGWEREPNEDCKPRHIEWESVLTNTAGCLRNVSSERSEARRKLRECDGLVDALIFIVQAEIGQKDSDSKLVENCVCLLRNLSYQVHREIPQAERYQEAAPNVANNTGPHAASCFGAKKGKGKKPIEDPANDTVDFPKRTSPARGYELLFQPEVVRIYISLLKESKTPAILEASAGAIQNLCAGRWTYGRYIRSALRQEKALSAIADLLTNEHERVVKAASGALRNLAVDARNKELIGKHAIPNLVKNLPGGQQNSSWNFSEDTVVSILNTINEVIAENLEAAKKLRETQGIEKLVLINKSGNRSEKEVRAAALVLQTIWGYKELRKPLEKEGWKKSDFQVNLNNASRSQSSHSYDDSTLPLIDRNQKSDKKPDREEIQMSNMGSNTKSLDNNYSTPNERGDHNRTLDRSGDLGDMEPLKGTTPLMQDEGQESLEEELDVLVLDDEGGQVSYPSMVCPSVTPKIVLEEGGSCVPAICQSR, via the exons ATGGAGGACTCAGAGGTGGAGTCGACCGCCAGCATCTTGGCCTCTGTGAAGGAACAAGAGGCCCAGTTTGAGAAGCTGACCCGGGCGCTGGAGGAGGAACGGCGCCACGTCTCGGCGCAGCTGGAACGCGTCCGGGTCTCACCACAAGATGCCAACCCACTCATGGCCAACGGCACACTCACCCGCCGGCATCAG AACGGCCGGTTTGTGGGCGATGCTGACCTTGAGAGACAGAAATTTTCAGATTTGAAACTCAACGGACCCCAG GATCACAGTCACCTTCTATATAGCACCATCCCCAGGATGCAGGAGCCGGGGCAGATTGTGGAGACCTACACGGAGGAGGATCCTGAGGGAGCCATGTCTGTAGTCTCTGTGGAGACCTCAGATGATGGGACCACTCGGCGCACAGAGACCACG GTCAAGAAAGTAGTGAAGACTGTGACAACACGGACAGTACAGCCAGTCGCTATGGGACCAGACGGGTTGCCTGTGGATGCTTCATCAGTTTCTAACAACTATATCCAGACTTTGGGTCGTGACTTCCGCAAGAATGGCAATGGGGGACCTGGTCCCTATGTGGGGCAAGCCGGCACTGCTACCCTTCCTAGGAACTTCCACTACCCTCCTGATGGTTATAGCCGCCACTATGAAGATGGTTATCCAGGTGGCAGCGATAACTATGGCAGTCTGTCCCGGGTGACCCGCATTGAGGAGCGGTATAGGCCCAGCATGGAAGGCTACCGGGCACCTAGTAGACAGGATGTGTATGGGCCCCAACCCCAGGTTCGGGTAGGTGGGAGCAGCGTGGATCTGCATCGCTTTCATCCAGAGCCTTATGGGCTAGAGGATGACCAGCGTAGTATGGGCTATGATGACCTGGATTATGGTATGATGTCTGATTATGGCACTGCCCGTCGGACTGGGACACCCTCTGACCCTCGTCGGCGCCTCAG GAGCTATGAAGACATGATTGGTGAGGAGGTGCCATCGGATCAATACTATTGGGCTCCTTTGGCCCAGCATGAGCGAGGAAGTTTAGCAAGCTTGGATAGCCTGCGCAAAGGAGGGCCCCCACCTCCTAATTGGAGACAGCCAGAGCTGCCAGAGGTGATCGCCATGCTTGGATTCCGCTTGGATGCTGTCAAGTCCAATGCAGCTGCATACCTGCAACACTTATGCTACCGCAATGACAAGGTGAAGACTGACGTGCGGAAGCTCAAGGGCATCCCAGTACTGGTGGGATTATTAGACCATCCCAAAAAGGAAGTGCACCTTGGAGCCTGTGGAGCTCTCAAGAATATCTCTTTTGGACGTGACCAGGATAACAAGATTGCCATAAAAAACTGTGATGGTGTGCCTGCCCTTGTGCGATTGCTCCGAAAGGCTCGTGATATGGACCTTACTGAAGTCATTACTG GAACCCTGTGGAATCTTTCATCCCATGACTCAATCAAAATGGAGATTGTGGACCATGCACTGCATGCCTTGACAGATGAAGTGATCATTCCTCATTCTGGTTGGGAGCGGGAACCTAATGAAGACTGTAAGCCACGCCATATTGAGTGGGAATCGGTGCTCACCAACACAGCTGGCTGCCTTAG GAATGTAAGCTCAGAGAGGAGTGAAGCTCGCCGGAAACTTCGGGAATGTGATGGTTTAGTTGATGCCCTCATTTTCATTGTTCAGGCTGAGATTGGGCAGAAGGATTCAGACAGCAAG CTTGTAGAGAACTGTGTTTGCCTCCTTCGGAACTTATCATATCAAGTTCACCGGGAGATCCCACAGGCAGAGCGTTACCAAGAGGCAGCTCCCAATGTTGCCAACAATACTGGGCCACACGCTGCCAGTTGCTTTGGGGCCAAGAAGGGCAAAG GGAAAAAACCCATAGAGGATCCGGCAAATGACACAGTGGATTTCCCTAAAAGAACGAGTCCAGCTCGGG GCTATGAGCTCTTGTTTCAGCCAGAGGTGGTTCGGATATACATCTCACTTCTTAAGGAGAGCAAGACTCCTGCCATCTTAGAAGCCTCAGCTGGAGCTATCCAGAACTTGTGTGCTGGGCGCTGGACG TATGGTCGATACATCCGCTCTGCTCTGCGTCAAGAGAAGGCTCTTTCTGCCATAGCTGACCTCCTGACTAATGAACATGAACGGGTGGTGAAAGCTGCGTCTGGAGCACTGAGAAACCTGGCTGTGGATGCTCGCAACAAAGAATTAATTG GTAAACATGCTATTCCTAACTTGGTAAAGAATCTGCCAGGAGGACAGCAGAACTCCTCTTGGAATTTCTCTGAGGACACTGTGGTCTCTATTTTGAACACTATCAATGAGGTTATCGCTGAGAACTTGGAGGCTGCCAAAAAGCTTCGAGAGACACAGGGTATTGAGAAGCTGGTGTTGATCAACAAATCAGG GAACCGCTCAGAAAAAGAAGTTCGAGCAGCAGCACTTGTATTACAAACAATCTGGGGATATAAGGAACTGCGGAAGCCACTGGAGAAAGAAGGATGGAAGAAATCAGACTTTCAG GTGAATCTAAACAATGCTTCCCGAAGCCAGAGCAGTCATTCATACGATGATAGTACTCTCCCTCTCATTGACcggaaccaaaaatcag ATAAGAAGCCTGATCGGGAAGAAATTCAGATGAGCAATATGGGATCAAACACAAAATCGCTAG ataACAACTATTCCACACCAAATGAGAGAGGAGACCACAATAGAACACTGGATCGATCGGGGGATCTAGGCGACATGGAGCCATTGAAGGGAACAACACCCTTGATG CAGGACGAGGGGCAGGAATCTCTGGAGGAAGAGTTGGATGTGTTGGTTTTGGATGATGAGGGGGGCCAAGTGTCTTACCCCTCCATGGTATGTCCTTCAGTCACCCCCAAGATTGTCCTTGAGGAAGGAGGCTCCTGTGTGCCAGCAATTTGTCAATCACGCTGA
- the CTNND1 gene encoding catenin delta-1 isoform X5: MQEPGQIVETYTEEDPEGAMSVVSVETSDDGTTRRTETTVKKVVKTVTTRTVQPVAMGPDGLPVDASSVSNNYIQTLGRDFRKNGNGGPGPYVGQAGTATLPRNFHYPPDGYSRHYEDGYPGGSDNYGSLSRVTRIEERYRPSMEGYRAPSRQDVYGPQPQVRVGGSSVDLHRFHPEPYGLEDDQRSMGYDDLDYGMMSDYGTARRTGTPSDPRRRLRSYEDMIGEEVPSDQYYWAPLAQHERGSLASLDSLRKGGPPPPNWRQPELPEVIAMLGFRLDAVKSNAAAYLQHLCYRNDKVKTDVRKLKGIPVLVGLLDHPKKEVHLGACGALKNISFGRDQDNKIAIKNCDGVPALVRLLRKARDMDLTEVITGTLWNLSSHDSIKMEIVDHALHALTDEVIIPHSGWEREPNEDCKPRHIEWESVLTNTAGCLRNVSSERSEARRKLRECDGLVDALIFIVQAEIGQKDSDSKLVENCVCLLRNLSYQVHREIPQAERYQEAAPNVANNTGPHAASCFGAKKGKGKKPIEDPANDTVDFPKRTSPARGYELLFQPEVVRIYISLLKESKTPAILEASAGAIQNLCAGRWTYGRYIRSALRQEKALSAIADLLTNEHERVVKAASGALRNLAVDARNKELIGKHAIPNLVKNLPGGQQNSSWNFSEDTVVSILNTINEVIAENLEAAKKLRETQGIEKLVLINKSGNRSEKEVRAAALVLQTIWGYKELRKPLEKEGWKKSDFQVNLNNASRSQSSHSYDDSTLPLIDRNQKSDKKPDREEIQMSNMGSNTKSLDNNYSTPNERGDHNRTLDRSGDLGDMEPLKGTTPLMQDEGQESLEEELDVLVLDDEGGQVSYPSMVCPSVTPKIVLEEGGSCVPAICQSR; the protein is encoded by the exons ATGCAGGAGCCGGGGCAGATTGTGGAGACCTACACGGAGGAGGATCCTGAGGGAGCCATGTCTGTAGTCTCTGTGGAGACCTCAGATGATGGGACCACTCGGCGCACAGAGACCACG GTCAAGAAAGTAGTGAAGACTGTGACAACACGGACAGTACAGCCAGTCGCTATGGGACCAGACGGGTTGCCTGTGGATGCTTCATCAGTTTCTAACAACTATATCCAGACTTTGGGTCGTGACTTCCGCAAGAATGGCAATGGGGGACCTGGTCCCTATGTGGGGCAAGCCGGCACTGCTACCCTTCCTAGGAACTTCCACTACCCTCCTGATGGTTATAGCCGCCACTATGAAGATGGTTATCCAGGTGGCAGCGATAACTATGGCAGTCTGTCCCGGGTGACCCGCATTGAGGAGCGGTATAGGCCCAGCATGGAAGGCTACCGGGCACCTAGTAGACAGGATGTGTATGGGCCCCAACCCCAGGTTCGGGTAGGTGGGAGCAGCGTGGATCTGCATCGCTTTCATCCAGAGCCTTATGGGCTAGAGGATGACCAGCGTAGTATGGGCTATGATGACCTGGATTATGGTATGATGTCTGATTATGGCACTGCCCGTCGGACTGGGACACCCTCTGACCCTCGTCGGCGCCTCAG GAGCTATGAAGACATGATTGGTGAGGAGGTGCCATCGGATCAATACTATTGGGCTCCTTTGGCCCAGCATGAGCGAGGAAGTTTAGCAAGCTTGGATAGCCTGCGCAAAGGAGGGCCCCCACCTCCTAATTGGAGACAGCCAGAGCTGCCAGAGGTGATCGCCATGCTTGGATTCCGCTTGGATGCTGTCAAGTCCAATGCAGCTGCATACCTGCAACACTTATGCTACCGCAATGACAAGGTGAAGACTGACGTGCGGAAGCTCAAGGGCATCCCAGTACTGGTGGGATTATTAGACCATCCCAAAAAGGAAGTGCACCTTGGAGCCTGTGGAGCTCTCAAGAATATCTCTTTTGGACGTGACCAGGATAACAAGATTGCCATAAAAAACTGTGATGGTGTGCCTGCCCTTGTGCGATTGCTCCGAAAGGCTCGTGATATGGACCTTACTGAAGTCATTACTG GAACCCTGTGGAATCTTTCATCCCATGACTCAATCAAAATGGAGATTGTGGACCATGCACTGCATGCCTTGACAGATGAAGTGATCATTCCTCATTCTGGTTGGGAGCGGGAACCTAATGAAGACTGTAAGCCACGCCATATTGAGTGGGAATCGGTGCTCACCAACACAGCTGGCTGCCTTAG GAATGTAAGCTCAGAGAGGAGTGAAGCTCGCCGGAAACTTCGGGAATGTGATGGTTTAGTTGATGCCCTCATTTTCATTGTTCAGGCTGAGATTGGGCAGAAGGATTCAGACAGCAAG CTTGTAGAGAACTGTGTTTGCCTCCTTCGGAACTTATCATATCAAGTTCACCGGGAGATCCCACAGGCAGAGCGTTACCAAGAGGCAGCTCCCAATGTTGCCAACAATACTGGGCCACACGCTGCCAGTTGCTTTGGGGCCAAGAAGGGCAAAG GGAAAAAACCCATAGAGGATCCGGCAAATGACACAGTGGATTTCCCTAAAAGAACGAGTCCAGCTCGGG GCTATGAGCTCTTGTTTCAGCCAGAGGTGGTTCGGATATACATCTCACTTCTTAAGGAGAGCAAGACTCCTGCCATCTTAGAAGCCTCAGCTGGAGCTATCCAGAACTTGTGTGCTGGGCGCTGGACG TATGGTCGATACATCCGCTCTGCTCTGCGTCAAGAGAAGGCTCTTTCTGCCATAGCTGACCTCCTGACTAATGAACATGAACGGGTGGTGAAAGCTGCGTCTGGAGCACTGAGAAACCTGGCTGTGGATGCTCGCAACAAAGAATTAATTG GTAAACATGCTATTCCTAACTTGGTAAAGAATCTGCCAGGAGGACAGCAGAACTCCTCTTGGAATTTCTCTGAGGACACTGTGGTCTCTATTTTGAACACTATCAATGAGGTTATCGCTGAGAACTTGGAGGCTGCCAAAAAGCTTCGAGAGACACAGGGTATTGAGAAGCTGGTGTTGATCAACAAATCAGG GAACCGCTCAGAAAAAGAAGTTCGAGCAGCAGCACTTGTATTACAAACAATCTGGGGATATAAGGAACTGCGGAAGCCACTGGAGAAAGAAGGATGGAAGAAATCAGACTTTCAG GTGAATCTAAACAATGCTTCCCGAAGCCAGAGCAGTCATTCATACGATGATAGTACTCTCCCTCTCATTGACcggaaccaaaaatcag ATAAGAAGCCTGATCGGGAAGAAATTCAGATGAGCAATATGGGATCAAACACAAAATCGCTAG ataACAACTATTCCACACCAAATGAGAGAGGAGACCACAATAGAACACTGGATCGATCGGGGGATCTAGGCGACATGGAGCCATTGAAGGGAACAACACCCTTGATG CAGGACGAGGGGCAGGAATCTCTGGAGGAAGAGTTGGATGTGTTGGTTTTGGATGATGAGGGGGGCCAAGTGTCTTACCCCTCCATGGTATGTCCTTCAGTCACCCCCAAGATTGTCCTTGAGGAAGGAGGCTCCTGTGTGCCAGCAATTTGTCAATCACGCTGA